A single genomic interval of Stieleria maiorica harbors:
- a CDS encoding sensor histidine kinase, with amino-acid sequence MTKTALVGRFQPSEHTTMHALKQKLSRTFGPDSLIFGGAVGFLVLMHQIAFEDRFVLILYYLAAVGSAYALVRRRALGLASAIVAVVTATMFAQLYYAAQPTTWSPIFDAVRDMAALGAVLYLTVRVLLASYRLQREEKQRALENQIQEQLVAMRAQALRQTSHEVRTPLSTITAISETLLDGSTGDLNESQREFVQDIDDSAQHLLALVNDILDYAKAEAGMIRLAPQPVALAELVDQCVSMVSVRAKDEEISVTAQVDAELDEVVADPLRLRQILLNLLSNAIKYNSNGGSVIVQIRPDEKHMFRISVRDTGRGIAPEHMEHLFEPYYQAAIADQGIGTGLGLAIIKHLTELHGGTIDVESVVDTGTMFTIRLPREAEMSDEPAVERTLRPEDAVMKLDLAAV; translated from the coding sequence ATGACGAAAACCGCCCTGGTGGGGCGATTCCAACCGTCGGAGCACACCACTATGCACGCGTTGAAACAGAAACTCTCTCGAACGTTCGGCCCTGACAGCTTGATTTTCGGCGGGGCCGTCGGTTTTCTCGTCTTGATGCACCAGATCGCGTTCGAAGATCGTTTCGTGCTGATTCTGTACTACCTGGCGGCTGTCGGATCGGCCTATGCGCTGGTGCGCCGTCGCGCGTTGGGTTTGGCCAGCGCGATCGTTGCCGTCGTCACCGCAACCATGTTCGCGCAGCTCTATTACGCCGCGCAACCGACGACGTGGAGTCCGATCTTTGATGCGGTCCGCGATATGGCGGCACTCGGTGCGGTGCTGTATCTGACGGTGCGAGTCCTCTTGGCAAGTTACCGGCTTCAGCGCGAAGAAAAACAGCGGGCGTTGGAAAACCAGATCCAGGAACAACTCGTTGCGATGCGCGCCCAAGCGCTGCGGCAAACTTCGCACGAGGTCCGCACACCGCTTTCGACGATCACCGCCATCAGCGAAACCTTGCTGGACGGCAGCACGGGCGATCTAAACGAATCGCAACGCGAGTTCGTTCAAGACATCGACGACTCCGCACAACACCTGTTGGCACTGGTCAACGACATTCTGGACTACGCCAAGGCCGAGGCGGGCATGATCCGATTGGCGCCGCAACCGGTCGCACTGGCCGAATTGGTCGACCAGTGTGTTTCGATGGTCAGCGTTCGAGCCAAAGACGAAGAGATCTCGGTCACCGCCCAGGTCGACGCGGAACTGGACGAAGTGGTCGCCGACCCGCTGCGGCTGCGACAAATCTTATTGAACCTGCTCTCCAACGCCATCAAATACAACTCCAACGGCGGCAGCGTGATCGTGCAGATCCGGCCCGATGAAAAGCACATGTTCCGCATCAGCGTGCGTGACACCGGTCGCGGCATCGCCCCCGAACACATGGAACACCTGTTCGAGCCCTATTACCAAGCTGCCATCGCAGACCAAGGCATCGGCACCGGCCTGGGCTTGGCGATCATCAAACACCTGACCGAACTGCACGGCGGGACCATCGACGTGGAAAGCGTTGTCGACACCGGAACCATGTTCACCATCCGTTTGCCACGCGAGGCGGAAATGAGTGATGAACCGGCAGTCGAACGAACGCTGCGGCCCGAAGATGCGGTGATGAAACTTGACTTGGCCGCCGTCTAA
- a CDS encoding YggS family pyridoxal phosphate-dependent enzyme has product MSQSNDIAGLIRRNWMRVTDEVRQAAVAAGRAPDSVRVIGVSKYVDAATTRLLFDAGCCDLGESRPQVLWQKAETVERAVPENANRSLRWHMIGHVQTNKLRRMLPLGPLIHSVDSERILRAIDGEAHRQERVAEVLLEVNISGDENKTGLSPDAVGQLLEIPDLNSVRIIGLMAMAGWGTEPSQAASQFQDVAQLRDRLVASGGHTLPELSMGMSGDFREAIAAGATMVRIGSALFEGVR; this is encoded by the coding sequence ATGTCACAATCCAATGACATCGCCGGGCTGATTCGCCGCAACTGGATGCGTGTGACGGATGAAGTTCGTCAAGCTGCCGTCGCGGCCGGGCGAGCCCCCGATTCGGTGCGCGTGATCGGGGTTTCCAAATACGTCGACGCGGCAACCACGCGGTTGTTGTTTGACGCCGGATGTTGCGACCTGGGCGAAAGCCGCCCGCAGGTGTTGTGGCAAAAAGCCGAGACGGTCGAACGGGCGGTGCCGGAAAACGCGAACCGCTCCTTGCGTTGGCACATGATCGGCCACGTCCAGACCAACAAACTGCGTCGCATGTTGCCGCTAGGCCCGCTGATCCATTCGGTCGACAGCGAGCGTATATTGCGAGCGATCGACGGCGAGGCCCACCGTCAGGAACGTGTCGCCGAGGTCTTGTTGGAAGTAAACATCAGCGGCGACGAGAACAAGACCGGCCTCTCGCCCGATGCGGTCGGCCAGTTGTTGGAGATTCCCGACTTGAACTCGGTGCGGATCATCGGGTTGATGGCGATGGCCGGTTGGGGAACGGAGCCGTCCCAGGCGGCGAGTCAATTTCAGGATGTCGCCCAGTTGCGTGACCGGTTGGTCGCGTCGGGTGGTCACACCTTGCCCGAATTATCGATGGGCATGAGCGGTGACTTTCGAGAAGCCATCGCCGCGGGGGCGACGATGGTGCGGATCGGGTCGGCGTTGTTTGAAGGCGTGCGTTGA
- a CDS encoding YdjY domain-containing protein produces the protein MNKRFRLGMACLLPSVLLWVLATNPGCGRSETGSVADSGAENRSASSDTTDSTVSPPPSPTPAAPANQSPDAGPTEATSPTESTETRDDAAAPPGRPLPSPPDMPSSSETTPGDAATSPESFDAATAAANAAPPEQPARWEPEGPTAEEIAREAFLPPPEAKSLSQQGRLWIDPQRKRVIVDGYVALKRGALEMFACPVGTKEHESIVAALARSREVHAALLAVDATPGAPVRFRPEFVPPTGQVIRVWVCWYDAEDQFHVIDARQWVQDLQTEQAMTAEWVFAGSGFWQDEETKQEHYMADSGDMICVSNFSSAMLDVAIPSSADTDSLRFVPFESKIPDRETPVRLILVPVP, from the coding sequence ATGAACAAACGATTCCGACTCGGCATGGCCTGTTTGCTGCCCTCTGTGCTGCTCTGGGTGTTGGCAACCAACCCCGGTTGCGGCCGATCGGAGACCGGCTCGGTCGCCGATTCCGGCGCGGAGAATCGCTCGGCGTCCTCCGACACGACGGACTCCACCGTCAGCCCCCCTCCGAGCCCCACCCCTGCGGCCCCGGCAAATCAATCGCCCGATGCGGGTCCGACGGAAGCAACCTCACCAACCGAATCGACCGAGACGAGGGACGATGCCGCCGCACCGCCCGGTCGCCCACTGCCATCGCCACCGGACATGCCCTCATCAAGCGAGACTACGCCCGGCGACGCGGCGACGTCGCCCGAGTCATTCGATGCCGCAACGGCAGCGGCAAACGCGGCTCCACCAGAACAACCTGCCCGATGGGAACCGGAGGGTCCGACCGCCGAAGAAATCGCAAGGGAAGCCTTTCTGCCACCACCGGAGGCAAAATCGTTAAGCCAACAAGGACGATTGTGGATCGATCCCCAACGCAAACGCGTGATCGTCGACGGCTATGTCGCACTCAAACGCGGTGCGCTGGAAATGTTTGCTTGTCCGGTCGGCACCAAAGAACATGAGTCGATCGTCGCCGCGTTGGCTCGCTCACGCGAAGTCCATGCGGCCTTGTTGGCCGTCGACGCGACCCCCGGAGCCCCGGTCCGATTTCGCCCCGAGTTCGTCCCACCGACCGGCCAAGTCATCCGTGTCTGGGTCTGCTGGTACGATGCCGAGGACCAATTCCACGTCATTGATGCCCGCCAGTGGGTTCAGGACTTACAAACCGAACAGGCGATGACCGCCGAGTGGGTGTTTGCCGGCAGCGGATTCTGGCAGGACGAAGAAACCAAGCAAGAGCACTACATGGCTGATTCGGGCGACATGATTTGCGTGTCCAATTTTTCCAGCGCGATGCTGGACGTGGCGATCCCCAGCAGCGCCGATACCGACTCGCTGCGATTCGTCCCGTTTGAATCCAAGATCCCCGACCGCGAGACGCCGGTACGGCTGATCTTGGTGCCGGTCCC
- a CDS encoding response regulator has translation MPSTELNNGFATGFAESFSQAAVDAERKMRVLVADGNATIRKLLRMGLAGESYEIIEATNGPDAYAIATATPEPHAILLDAGLSGGMDGLMVCRELKSDMQYRTIPIVMLTTTGSNEEINEAVQAGADEFLSKPINRGELTVRLRSITRLHKGNAELIGAESVALSLARAVASKDGYSSGHVEQAANFAVAFGKALGLDAAELKMLRYGAILHNVGKIAIPDSILEKTGPLTPRERALFHQHPRVGCDICAPLKPLAPVLPIIRHHKEHFDGTGYPDGLRGNEIPLKAQIVGIVDVYSALTNDRPFRRAKSQAEAIEILRHRAKQGIHDPELVDKFCKVVQDEASEDADATGDAPVPADVAATTV, from the coding sequence ATGCCAAGCACTGAGCTGAACAACGGATTCGCTACCGGATTCGCAGAGTCGTTTTCGCAGGCGGCCGTCGATGCCGAGCGCAAGATGAGGGTATTGGTCGCCGACGGCAACGCCACGATCCGCAAGCTGTTGCGGATGGGGCTGGCCGGCGAATCCTACGAGATCATCGAAGCGACCAACGGTCCCGACGCGTACGCCATCGCGACCGCCACGCCGGAACCGCATGCGATCCTGTTGGACGCCGGATTGAGCGGCGGCATGGACGGCTTGATGGTCTGTCGCGAACTGAAAAGCGACATGCAATACCGGACCATTCCGATCGTGATGTTGACGACCACCGGGTCCAACGAAGAAATCAACGAAGCGGTCCAAGCCGGCGCCGACGAGTTTTTGAGCAAACCGATCAACCGCGGCGAGCTGACCGTCCGGTTGCGATCGATCACGCGGTTGCATAAAGGCAACGCCGAATTGATCGGTGCCGAAAGCGTCGCGCTGTCGCTGGCCCGTGCCGTGGCCAGCAAAGACGGTTACAGCAGCGGCCACGTCGAGCAAGCCGCCAACTTCGCCGTCGCGTTCGGGAAAGCCCTCGGACTCGATGCCGCGGAACTGAAAATGCTCCGCTACGGGGCCATCCTGCACAACGTCGGCAAGATCGCGATCCCTGATTCGATCCTCGAGAAAACGGGACCGCTGACGCCACGCGAGCGGGCGTTGTTTCACCAGCATCCTCGGGTCGGCTGTGATATCTGCGCGCCGCTGAAACCGTTGGCGCCCGTGTTGCCCATCATCCGCCACCACAAAGAACACTTCGACGGCACCGGTTATCCGGACGGGTTACGGGGCAATGAGATTCCGCTCAAAGCACAGATCGTCGGGATCGTCGACGTCTACAGCGCCCTGACCAATGATCGACCGTTCCGACGCGCCAAATCGCAAGCCGAAGCGATCGAGATTCTGCGACACCGCGCCAAGCAAGGCATTCACGATCCGGAATTGGTCGACAAATTTTGCAAGGTCGTCCAAGACGAAGCGTCCGAAGACGCCGATGCAACCGGTGATGCGCCGGTTCCCGCCGACGTTGCCGCAACCACCGTTTAG
- a CDS encoding response regulator, with the protein MPNKNRKILVAEDNPGLARVLSFKFKSSGFEPITCGNGGEAWKTFCDTQVAAVVSDHEMPIMSGIELIERVREMDATLPCFLVTGRQLELSRDPRVVKLNIHTVFGKPFSPGTVVSAVSDAIEQQATGATSPPAPVGSTPLTGAPSTGLPGAEA; encoded by the coding sequence ATGCCCAATAAAAACCGAAAAATCCTTGTCGCCGAAGACAACCCCGGATTGGCCCGCGTGTTGTCATTCAAGTTCAAATCCAGCGGATTCGAACCGATCACCTGTGGCAACGGCGGCGAGGCCTGGAAAACCTTTTGTGACACCCAAGTCGCGGCGGTCGTCAGCGATCACGAGATGCCGATCATGTCGGGAATCGAATTGATCGAACGGGTCCGCGAAATGGACGCAACGCTGCCCTGCTTCCTGGTCACCGGACGGCAGCTGGAATTATCACGCGACCCCCGCGTGGTCAAACTAAACATCCACACGGTGTTCGGCAAACCGTTCAGCCCCGGAACGGTCGTGTCGGCGGTCTCCGATGCGATCGAGCAACAGGCGACCGGGGCAACCAGTCCACCCGCCCCGGTCGGCTCCACCCCGCTGACCGGAGCACCGTCAACAGGCTTACCGGGAGCAGAGGCATGA
- a CDS encoding ATPase, T2SS/T4P/T4SS family yields the protein MAEQPPPQLWQSVAPVEFAPKLSDNTKVQALLISTRQGAGFEVAAGQISHAIQSRATQILLDFTASGCAMRYMIDGLWEQLPALDRETGDAMLIALKQLCQLNPADRRSAQSGSVGVKLKKEKFDLVLQSQGVQTGERVLVRLNSLQIPFDTLSDIGMRDKMAAALKQHLNDEGDIVLITAPKSEGLTTTWNVSINASDRFLRDFQSFEDQARPEPEIININANYYGGNTGLTAREAVRKAILKEPDVFMFPETVDAETFQLALNQVTQSEKKVITRMVAGGAVEGLVRLIAQYPEQRVPIAKSVSCVLGQRLVRRLCDNCKVGFQPPPQLLQQLGIPPGRVTLLYQPFIPPPIEQQVDENGRPAPITPCHQCQGRGYLGRIGIFEMLTPGEQLRDALTKTQDVGRLAAIAKSEGFHGVQTEAVLTVARGLTSLDELKRAFAKKA from the coding sequence ATGGCCGAACAACCCCCACCCCAGCTCTGGCAGTCCGTCGCTCCCGTTGAATTCGCGCCAAAGCTGAGCGACAACACGAAAGTCCAAGCGTTGTTGATCAGTACCCGTCAGGGCGCGGGATTTGAGGTCGCCGCCGGGCAGATTTCGCACGCGATCCAGTCGCGTGCCACCCAGATCCTGCTCGACTTCACCGCCTCGGGATGCGCGATGCGGTACATGATCGACGGCCTGTGGGAACAGTTGCCCGCACTCGATCGCGAAACCGGCGACGCGATGTTGATCGCACTGAAACAACTGTGCCAACTGAATCCCGCCGATCGCCGCAGTGCCCAATCGGGATCGGTCGGTGTCAAATTGAAGAAGGAAAAGTTTGACCTGGTGCTGCAATCACAAGGTGTGCAAACGGGCGAGCGCGTCCTGGTGCGTTTGAATTCCTTGCAGATCCCGTTCGATACGCTCAGCGATATCGGGATGCGAGACAAGATGGCGGCCGCCCTGAAACAGCACCTCAACGACGAAGGGGACATCGTCCTGATCACGGCGCCGAAATCCGAAGGCCTGACGACCACCTGGAACGTCAGCATCAACGCGTCAGATCGCTTCTTGCGGGACTTTCAATCCTTCGAGGATCAGGCCCGCCCCGAACCGGAAATCATCAACATCAACGCCAACTACTACGGCGGCAACACCGGTTTGACGGCTCGCGAAGCGGTTCGCAAGGCGATCTTGAAGGAACCCGACGTTTTCATGTTCCCCGAAACGGTCGATGCCGAAACGTTTCAATTGGCCCTCAACCAAGTCACCCAATCGGAAAAGAAAGTCATCACCCGGATGGTCGCCGGCGGAGCGGTCGAGGGACTGGTGCGTTTGATCGCCCAATACCCCGAGCAGCGTGTTCCGATCGCCAAGTCGGTTTCCTGCGTCCTCGGCCAACGACTGGTCCGGCGACTGTGTGACAACTGTAAAGTCGGATTCCAGCCGCCGCCCCAGCTGTTGCAACAATTGGGCATCCCGCCGGGACGTGTCACCTTGCTGTACCAACCCTTCATCCCGCCGCCGATTGAGCAGCAAGTCGACGAAAACGGACGCCCGGCGCCGATCACCCCGTGTCACCAATGTCAGGGCCGGGGTTACCTGGGCCGGATCGGCATCTTCGAAATGCTCACCCCCGGCGAACAGCTGCGTGATGCACTGACCAAGACCCAGGACGTCGGACGACTGGCGGCGATCGCCAAATCCGAAGGTTTCCACGGCGTTCAAACCGAGGCCGTGCTGACCGTCGCACGCGGGCTGACCAGTCTGGACGAATTGAAACGCGCCTTCGCCAAGAAGGCGTGA